The following proteins are co-located in the Spirosoma montaniterrae genome:
- a CDS encoding DUF4249 domain-containing protein, with amino-acid sequence MKRTFLILSLLVVAISCVTEYQPETIRIAPALVVEGQITDQPGPYTVRLTRTGDFSNKGINLLETGAIVSIEDNVGNREALREQSPGVYQTRANGMQGVAGRRYKLTVQTRNGQRFESDAETLTAAPPILNVYTEYNNQLRPGTQVREETWDVYLDTKDPETAGNFYRWEWTHYEAINICQKTEQSDGSFNGLFCCSPCWDIVRCYNCINVSSDANFNGRNLSRQRITTVPYTSRSRYYLEIQQQAISRGAYQFWKSVRGLVNNTGGLFDPAPASVQGNIRNLTSAAEPVYGYFGATGISERGFYVDRGNGQGIPQVSPPVVVSPLAPCFPCENSIYRTPNKPRFWVY; translated from the coding sequence ATGAAACGCACATTCCTCATTCTTAGCCTGCTCGTGGTAGCAATCTCCTGCGTGACGGAGTACCAGCCCGAAACCATTCGGATTGCGCCCGCGCTCGTAGTGGAAGGCCAGATTACCGATCAGCCCGGCCCCTACACGGTGCGGCTTACGCGCACGGGCGATTTCTCGAACAAGGGCATCAACCTGCTCGAAACCGGGGCCATAGTGAGCATCGAAGACAATGTGGGGAATCGGGAAGCCCTGCGCGAACAGTCGCCGGGCGTGTATCAGACTCGCGCCAACGGCATGCAGGGCGTGGCCGGTCGAAGATATAAACTAACGGTTCAGACCCGAAACGGGCAACGGTTCGAATCGGATGCCGAAACGCTGACGGCGGCCCCGCCCATCCTGAACGTGTATACGGAATATAACAATCAACTGCGGCCCGGAACACAGGTGCGGGAGGAAACCTGGGACGTTTATCTCGATACGAAAGACCCCGAAACGGCGGGCAATTTCTACCGCTGGGAATGGACACACTACGAAGCAATCAACATTTGCCAGAAAACGGAGCAATCGGACGGTTCGTTCAACGGGCTGTTCTGTTGCTCGCCCTGCTGGGACATTGTGCGGTGTTACAACTGTATCAACGTGAGTTCCGACGCAAATTTTAACGGCAGAAACCTGAGTCGTCAGCGCATCACAACAGTGCCTTATACGTCGCGGTCGCGCTATTATCTGGAGATTCAGCAGCAGGCAATCAGCCGGGGGGCGTATCAGTTCTGGAAGAGTGTACGCGGATTGGTCAACAACACGGGCGGGCTGTTCGATCCGGCACCGGCCAGCGTGCAAGGTAACATCCGTAATCTGACCAGTGCCGCCGAACCCGTTTACGGTTACTTTGGTGCAACCGGCATTTCAGAGCGGGGATTTTACGTAGATCGGGGCAACGGGCAGGGCATTCCGCAGGTGTCGCCCCCGGTGGTCGTGTCGCCGTTGGCACCCTGCTTTCCATGTGAGAACTCAATCTATCGAACACCCAACAAACCACGCTTCTGGGTTTATTAA
- a CDS encoding TonB-dependent receptor yields MRFLVLLLSVCLLNGALAQQKPQTAYSATGYVRDAKSGKPIQGVNIVVIDVSKGYVTAKDGYYVVTMLPGKYVLKFTHVGYRPKYDTITLDKLLFREIVMEDATKDLEEVVVTSEAPDRNVRKVEIGVTELSIRSIRRIPPLMGEVDIVRSLLLLPGVTTVGEGAPGFNVRGGSADQNLVLFDDAPVFNSSHLMGFFSVFNPDVVRDVTLNRGGVAAAYGGRASSVLDVRIREPNTDKWGVNGGIGLISSRLGVEGPISKKLSFLAAGRASFSDWLFALGPPNLRGTKANFYDITTKLKYQPNEQHTITLTGYFSRDVFKLASDSLSSAEINASSTQFDYQTLNGTLRWNYFISKQLNLATSAVFAQYGADLSAPDSANAFNLRSGIWHRQLKTDLTYTPNETHQWQTGLSVIDYLVQPNTRTAGPFSNILPIDLPRERAYELAAYVQDEWKLNANVALLAGLRYSALLNRGPAEVRTYAEGLPREDESVVSRQTYDAGQIYHSAGGLEPRLAVRWSVGEGKSIKAGFSRLRQYIQQVTNTTAALPTSRWHLSDVYTKPQIADQWSLGYFRNTRDNAVEASAEVYYKTMQNAIDFRDGADLQLAPAVETQIVQGSGQAYGFEGLIKKNKGLWTGFASYTYARTFLTMNSPFREERVNNGRAYPANFDKPHTLNVLATYRPLTWFSLSLNFTYSTGRPITQPYARARINGVFVPIYVDRNQQRIPDYHRLDFSMTFEQNPEKKKRNQSSWVFSVYNVYARKNAYSVFFRLNPRSLSDAYKLSIFATAFPSLTYNFKF; encoded by the coding sequence ATGCGTTTTCTTGTTTTACTGCTTTCTGTTTGCCTGCTCAACGGGGCGTTGGCCCAGCAAAAACCGCAAACGGCTTACTCGGCAACGGGCTACGTGCGCGACGCGAAGAGTGGAAAACCTATTCAGGGCGTCAATATCGTAGTAATCGACGTATCGAAAGGATATGTTACAGCCAAAGACGGGTACTACGTAGTTACGATGCTGCCTGGTAAGTATGTGCTGAAATTTACGCACGTCGGCTATCGGCCTAAATATGACACCATTACGCTCGATAAGCTGCTGTTTCGTGAGATTGTGATGGAAGACGCCACCAAAGACCTCGAAGAAGTGGTGGTCACGAGCGAAGCCCCCGACCGCAACGTGCGGAAGGTGGAGATTGGCGTAACCGAACTCAGCATCCGCAGCATCCGCCGGATTCCGCCCCTGATGGGTGAGGTCGATATTGTACGGAGTCTGCTGCTGCTGCCGGGGGTGACGACGGTGGGCGAGGGCGCACCGGGTTTCAACGTGCGCGGGGGTAGTGCCGATCAGAACTTAGTTTTGTTCGATGATGCGCCGGTATTCAATTCGAGCCACCTGATGGGCTTTTTCTCGGTCTTCAACCCCGACGTTGTGCGCGACGTGACGCTGAACCGGGGGGGCGTGGCTGCTGCCTACGGCGGTCGGGCGTCGTCGGTACTCGACGTGCGCATCCGCGAACCAAACACCGACAAGTGGGGTGTTAATGGCGGTATCGGACTGATTTCGAGTCGGTTGGGTGTTGAGGGGCCAATCAGTAAAAAACTGTCGTTTCTGGCGGCTGGGCGGGCGTCGTTCAGTGATTGGCTATTTGCGCTGGGTCCGCCAAATCTGCGCGGTACGAAAGCTAATTTCTATGACATCACGACCAAACTGAAATACCAGCCCAACGAACAGCACACCATCACCCTGACGGGCTACTTTAGCCGCGACGTCTTCAAGCTGGCGTCCGATTCGCTGTCGAGTGCCGAGATTAACGCTTCATCGACGCAGTTCGATTATCAGACACTCAATGGCACCCTGCGCTGGAATTACTTCATCAGCAAGCAGTTGAATCTGGCAACGTCGGCGGTTTTCGCTCAGTACGGGGCCGATTTGTCGGCTCCCGACTCGGCCAATGCGTTCAACCTGCGGTCGGGCATCTGGCACCGGCAGTTGAAAACCGACCTGACCTACACGCCCAACGAAACCCATCAGTGGCAAACCGGCCTGAGTGTCATCGACTACCTCGTGCAGCCCAACACCCGCACTGCTGGTCCGTTCTCGAACATTTTGCCCATCGACCTGCCCCGTGAACGGGCGTATGAACTGGCGGCTTACGTGCAGGATGAATGGAAACTGAATGCAAATGTGGCGTTGCTGGCCGGGCTGCGCTACTCGGCCCTGCTGAACCGTGGCCCCGCCGAAGTACGCACCTACGCCGAGGGGCTACCCCGCGAAGACGAATCGGTCGTGTCGCGGCAGACGTATGACGCGGGGCAGATTTACCATTCGGCGGGCGGTCTTGAACCCCGGCTGGCGGTGCGCTGGTCGGTGGGAGAGGGCAAATCCATCAAAGCGGGTTTCAGCCGGTTGCGGCAATACATTCAGCAGGTTACGAACACCACGGCGGCCCTGCCTACGTCGCGCTGGCACCTGAGCGACGTATACACCAAACCGCAAATTGCCGATCAGTGGTCGCTGGGTTATTTCCGAAACACCCGCGACAATGCCGTTGAAGCGTCGGCGGAGGTGTATTACAAAACCATGCAAAATGCCATCGACTTCCGCGATGGGGCCGATCTGCAACTGGCACCCGCCGTTGAGACCCAGATTGTGCAGGGCAGCGGACAGGCGTATGGGTTTGAGGGATTAATCAAAAAAAATAAAGGACTTTGGACGGGTTTTGCCAGTTACACCTACGCCCGCACGTTTCTGACCATGAACAGCCCGTTTCGTGAAGAGCGCGTGAACAATGGGCGGGCCTATCCGGCCAACTTCGATAAACCCCACACACTGAATGTATTAGCTACGTACCGCCCGCTGACGTGGTTTAGCCTGTCGCTCAATTTTACGTACAGCACGGGCCGACCCATTACGCAGCCCTACGCCCGCGCCCGCATCAACGGCGTGTTCGTGCCGATCTACGTCGACCGGAATCAGCAGCGTATTCCTGACTACCACCGGCTCGATTTCTCGATGACGTTTGAGCAAAACCCCGAAAAGAAAAAGCGTAATCAGAGCAGTTGGGTGTTCTCGGTCTACAACGTCTACGCCCGAAAAAATGCCTATTCGGTGTTTTTTCGGCTGAATCCGCGCTCCCTGTCCGATGCCTACAAGCTGTCTATATTCGCCACCGCCTTCCCGTCGCTGACGTATAACTTTAAATTTTAA
- a CDS encoding helix-hairpin-helix domain-containing protein — protein MTNSEIVDLLELTGRLMELHEYDTFKTRTFSSAAFNLDKSTADLANLPVEELIKLPGVGKSIAQKIREIAETGRLTDLDELLAKTPAGVLDMFRIKGLGVKKIGTLWRELGITDLAALQTACETGEVAKIKGFGKATQDKILVALEFLQEQKGKLRMDKAAMLAGLLHDELKPHFGRVDISGQVRRKAQEVDTVQLLLQTADPVSAMLTLNSLPNLAQHEADSSPFAWRGQREGFDVRVELLLLPPEQMDRQLFIQTAADAHLQQVGAGGIALLQAAYVSTDTSETAIYGRAGLPYIVPEMREDDFAFRWASRHRTDELVTWDDLRGTLHNHSTWSDGKQSVADMAAYARELGLSYFGIADHSQTASYASGLDAERVRAQQAEIDALNAGFGDSFRIFKGIESDILSDGSLDYDPETLATFDYVVASVHQTLTMSLEKATSRLLRAIENPYTTILGHPTGRLLLAREGYPIDHRAIIDACAEHGVTIEINASPYRLDIDWRWIDYCMEQGVMLSINPDAHNLAGLLDMHYGVAVGRKGGLTKNMTFNALTLSEMNIFLQKRRKRIHDNS, from the coding sequence ATGACTAATTCCGAAATCGTTGACCTGCTCGAACTCACGGGCCGGCTGATGGAACTGCACGAGTACGATACGTTTAAAACCCGCACGTTTTCGTCGGCGGCTTTTAACCTCGATAAATCAACCGCCGACCTTGCCAACCTGCCCGTCGAAGAACTCATCAAACTGCCGGGCGTGGGCAAATCCATCGCGCAGAAAATCCGCGAAATTGCCGAAACCGGTCGCCTGACCGACCTCGATGAACTCTTAGCCAAAACACCCGCTGGAGTTCTCGACATGTTTCGCATAAAAGGGCTGGGTGTCAAGAAGATTGGCACCCTCTGGCGCGAGTTGGGCATTACCGATTTGGCCGCGCTGCAAACCGCCTGCGAAACCGGGGAGGTCGCTAAAATCAAAGGATTCGGCAAGGCCACGCAGGACAAAATTTTAGTCGCGCTGGAGTTTTTGCAGGAGCAGAAAGGCAAACTGCGGATGGACAAAGCCGCCATGCTCGCCGGGCTGCTGCACGACGAACTAAAGCCGCATTTCGGGCGGGTAGACATCAGCGGGCAGGTGCGCCGGAAAGCGCAGGAGGTCGATACGGTGCAATTGCTGTTGCAAACCGCTGATCCGGTGTCGGCCATGCTCACGCTCAACAGCCTGCCCAACCTGGCGCAGCACGAAGCCGACTCGTCGCCGTTTGCATGGCGCGGGCAGCGCGAAGGATTCGACGTGCGGGTTGAATTGCTGCTGCTGCCGCCCGAACAGATGGACCGGCAACTGTTTATTCAGACCGCTGCCGATGCCCATTTGCAGCAGGTAGGTGCGGGTGGCATAGCCCTGTTACAGGCCGCTTATGTAAGCACAGACACGTCAGAAACAGCCATTTACGGGCGGGCAGGCTTGCCGTATATCGTGCCTGAAATGCGCGAAGATGACTTCGCCTTCCGCTGGGCCAGCCGCCACCGTACCGACGAACTTGTGACCTGGGACGACCTGCGTGGTACGCTCCACAACCACAGCACCTGGTCGGATGGCAAACAGAGCGTGGCCGACATGGCCGCTTACGCCCGTGAACTGGGGCTATCATACTTTGGTATTGCCGACCATTCGCAGACGGCCAGCTACGCCAGCGGGCTTGATGCCGAGCGGGTTCGGGCGCAGCAGGCCGAAATCGACGCGCTCAACGCCGGGTTTGGCGATAGCTTCCGCATTTTTAAAGGCATCGAATCCGATATTCTGAGCGACGGTTCGTTAGACTACGACCCCGAAACACTGGCAACCTTCGATTACGTAGTAGCCAGTGTGCATCAGACACTTACGATGTCGCTCGAAAAAGCTACGAGCCGATTGTTACGGGCCATCGAAAATCCGTACACCACCATACTGGGCCATCCTACGGGCCGGTTGTTACTGGCCCGCGAAGGCTATCCCATCGACCACCGCGCCATCATCGACGCCTGCGCCGAACATGGAGTAACTATCGAAATCAACGCCAGCCCCTACCGGCTCGACATTGACTGGCGTTGGATTGACTACTGTATGGAACAGGGCGTGATGCTGAGTATCAATCCTGATGCGCACAATCTGGCCGGGCTGCTCGACATGCACTACGGCGTGGCGGTTGGCCGAAAGGGTGGATTGACGAAAAATATGACATTTAATGCCTTGACATTGAGTGAGATGAACATATTTCTGCAAAAACGTCGCAAGCGGATACATGATAATTCGTAG
- a CDS encoding 2TM domain-containing protein, with translation MATYPETPQRDEFLWKQAKKRVGFKMHLRSYLLVNAMLWVLYFVLNGFRFGDFRGAGFPWPLVAMIGWGIGLASHYLSVYTQGSEKAMVEREYEKLKNGR, from the coding sequence ATGGCAACATACCCCGAAACCCCGCAACGCGACGAATTTTTATGGAAACAGGCCAAAAAGCGCGTTGGCTTCAAAATGCACCTACGTTCGTACCTGCTCGTCAACGCGATGTTATGGGTACTCTATTTCGTACTCAACGGCTTTCGCTTCGGCGACTTTCGGGGCGCGGGCTTTCCGTGGCCGCTGGTGGCAATGATAGGCTGGGGCATCGGCCTGGCGTCGCACTATCTCTCGGTCTATACGCAGGGCAGCGAGAAGGCTATGGTTGAGCGCGAGTACGAGAAATTGAAAAACGGGCGGTAA
- a CDS encoding antitoxin Xre/MbcA/ParS toxin-binding domain-containing protein has product MTAQDRTNLMLRALKGISATDFFKTADITGYKREQLAEVFDTSLKTFQRYEREQKKLNPQDSEKVLKIMALFQKDEGVFGSADAFRRWMDKPAFDLDGQVPFDLLHTSGGTNLIMDEVTRIEFGDLA; this is encoded by the coding sequence ATGACAGCGCAAGACCGCACAAATCTTATGTTGCGTGCCTTGAAAGGAATATCGGCAACGGATTTCTTTAAAACGGCTGACATTACCGGCTATAAGCGCGAGCAGTTGGCCGAGGTGTTCGATACGTCGTTGAAAACCTTTCAGCGATACGAGCGAGAACAGAAAAAACTAAATCCGCAGGACAGTGAGAAAGTGCTGAAAATCATGGCCCTTTTCCAAAAAGACGAGGGCGTTTTTGGCTCCGCCGATGCGTTTCGGCGGTGGATGGACAAACCAGCCTTTGACCTTGATGGTCAGGTGCCGTTCGACCTGCTGCATACGTCAGGCGGTACAAACCTCATTATGGATGAGGTAACACGCATCGAATTTGGTGATTTAGCCTGA
- the dnaK gene encoding molecular chaperone DnaK, with protein sequence MGKIIGIDLGTTNSCVAVMEGNEPVVIPNSEGARTTPSVVAFMDNGNGERKVGAPAKRQAITNPKNTISSIKRFMGKRFGEVTNETKNVAYDVENGPNGTPRVRIGDRQYTPQEISALILQKMKQTAEDYLGQTVTEAVITVPAYFNDAERQATKEAGQIAGLDVKRIINEPTAAALAYGLDKTDKDQKIAVFDLGGGTFDISILELGDGVFEVKSTDGDTHLGGDDFDQVIIDWLANEFKADEAIDLRQDPMALQRLKEAAEKAKVELSSSNSTEINLPYIMPVNGIPKHLVRTLSRAKFEQLADSLIQRSLEPCRRALKNAGLSAAQIDEVILVGGSTRIPKVQEEVEKLFGRKPSKAVNPDEAVAIGAAVQGGVLTGEVKDVLLLDVIPLSLGIETMGGVFTKMIEANTTIPTKKTEVYSTASDNQPSVEINVLQGERPMAQQNRQLGRFILSDIPPAPRGVPQIEVTFDVDANGILNVTAKDKGTGKEQKIRIEASSGLTDAEINRMREEAKANEAADKAEREKIEKVNAADSMIFQTEKQLKDYGDKLSEGNKTAIETALAGLRTAHGSRDVAAIDAALETLNNAWAAASQELYNATNGAGADPMAGAGFDGGNTNPNTQGQPTGDNVSDVPYEEVK encoded by the coding sequence ATGGGAAAGATAATTGGTATTGACTTGGGCACCACGAACTCGTGCGTAGCCGTGATGGAAGGCAATGAGCCGGTCGTGATTCCGAACTCGGAAGGTGCCCGGACAACGCCCTCGGTGGTCGCGTTTATGGACAACGGCAACGGCGAACGTAAAGTCGGTGCCCCCGCGAAACGTCAGGCCATCACAAACCCGAAAAACACAATCTCCTCGATCAAACGCTTCATGGGTAAGCGGTTCGGCGAGGTAACGAACGAAACCAAAAACGTTGCCTATGACGTGGAAAACGGCCCCAACGGGACGCCCCGCGTGCGCATCGGCGACCGGCAATATACGCCACAGGAAATTTCGGCCCTGATTCTGCAAAAAATGAAGCAGACCGCCGAAGATTACCTCGGCCAAACCGTTACTGAAGCCGTTATTACCGTACCGGCCTATTTCAACGACGCCGAACGGCAGGCTACCAAAGAAGCCGGGCAGATTGCCGGTCTCGACGTTAAACGAATCATCAACGAGCCGACCGCTGCGGCTCTGGCCTACGGGTTGGATAAAACCGACAAAGACCAGAAAATTGCCGTATTCGACCTCGGTGGCGGTACGTTCGATATTTCGATTCTGGAACTCGGCGATGGCGTGTTTGAAGTGAAATCGACCGATGGCGATACACACCTCGGTGGCGATGACTTCGATCAGGTAATTATCGACTGGCTTGCCAACGAGTTCAAAGCCGACGAAGCTATCGACCTGCGGCAAGACCCGATGGCCCTGCAACGCCTGAAAGAAGCCGCCGAAAAAGCGAAAGTTGAACTGTCAAGCTCGAACTCGACCGAAATCAACCTGCCGTATATCATGCCGGTGAACGGCATTCCGAAGCACCTTGTTCGGACGCTGAGCCGCGCGAAATTCGAGCAGTTGGCCGATTCGCTCATTCAGCGGTCGCTCGAACCCTGCCGCCGTGCGCTGAAAAACGCCGGGCTGTCAGCCGCTCAGATCGATGAGGTGATTCTGGTGGGTGGCTCGACCCGGATTCCGAAAGTGCAGGAAGAGGTAGAGAAATTGTTTGGCCGCAAGCCCTCGAAAGCCGTTAATCCCGACGAAGCCGTAGCCATTGGTGCTGCCGTGCAGGGTGGCGTGCTGACGGGCGAAGTGAAAGACGTGCTGCTGCTCGACGTGATTCCGCTCTCGCTCGGTATCGAAACGATGGGTGGCGTATTCACGAAGATGATCGAAGCCAACACCACCATTCCGACCAAGAAAACAGAAGTCTATTCGACCGCTTCCGACAATCAGCCGAGTGTGGAAATCAACGTGTTGCAGGGCGAACGGCCTATGGCGCAGCAAAACCGTCAGCTTGGCCGGTTTATTCTGAGCGACATTCCGCCTGCTCCGCGTGGTGTGCCGCAGATTGAAGTAACCTTCGACGTAGACGCCAACGGTATTCTTAATGTAACGGCGAAAGACAAAGGCACGGGCAAAGAGCAGAAAATCCGCATCGAAGCCAGCAGCGGCCTGACCGACGCCGAAATCAACCGGATGCGCGAAGAAGCGAAAGCCAACGAAGCCGCCGACAAAGCCGAGCGCGAAAAAATCGAGAAGGTAAACGCTGCCGACTCTATGATTTTCCAGACCGAGAAGCAGTTGAAAGACTACGGCGATAAGCTGTCGGAAGGCAACAAAACGGCGATTGAAACGGCCCTTGCCGGTCTGCGTACCGCCCACGGCTCGCGCGACGTTGCGGCCATCGACGCGGCTCTCGAAACGCTGAACAACGCCTGGGCTGCGGCCTCGCAGGAGTTATACAATGCCACCAACGGCGCGGGTGCCGACCCAATGGCCGGTGCTGGCTTCGACGGCGGCAACACCAACCCGAACACGCAAGGCCAACCCACCGGCGACAACGTGTCGGACGTACCGTATGAAGAGGTGAAGTAA
- a CDS encoding DUF937 domain-containing protein: MFETLMNLVQQQSGQAVINNPAIPNEQNDNVMQTVASSILSGLGQQAQGGGLGNLLGMVVNGGNNVQDNPVTGNVQHHVEENLMQKLGISPQVAMSIAGAVVPMVLGKLMNKAADPNDNSVDGNSILGAATGQQGIDWMGAASSAMADGKLDMNDLMRVMTQQGGGGGGLGGMLGGLFGR, translated from the coding sequence ATGTTTGAAACCCTGATGAATTTGGTACAACAGCAATCGGGTCAGGCTGTTATTAACAACCCGGCGATTCCGAACGAGCAGAACGACAACGTCATGCAGACGGTGGCAAGCAGCATCCTGAGCGGCTTAGGGCAGCAGGCGCAGGGCGGTGGCTTAGGTAACCTGCTCGGTATGGTCGTTAACGGCGGGAATAACGTACAGGATAACCCCGTAACGGGCAACGTGCAGCACCACGTAGAAGAAAACCTGATGCAGAAATTAGGTATCTCGCCCCAGGTAGCCATGTCGATTGCCGGTGCCGTTGTGCCGATGGTACTGGGTAAACTGATGAACAAAGCCGCTGACCCGAACGACAACAGCGTTGACGGGAACAGCATTCTGGGGGCGGCCACCGGTCAGCAGGGTATCGACTGGATGGGTGCGGCTTCGTCGGCAATGGCCGATGGTAAACTCGATATGAACGACCTCATGCGGGTGATGACACAGCAGGGCGGTGGCGGTGGTGGCCTCGGCGGTATGCTGGGTGGCCTGTTTGGGCGATAA
- a CDS encoding nuclease A inhibitor family protein, giving the protein MSFTDQINPLVTGLFYPSESDEPLDAVACYLKQEELLTTSQIKDWQMLPPSVYVEEVPVADFWEPVLTEHDWYGDEEKARTAQFQQLKAVIDSQLTTQQVFRVGEYEIDVYLLGRLSTGDRAGLKTKIVET; this is encoded by the coding sequence ATGTCATTTACTGACCAGATTAATCCACTCGTGACCGGCTTGTTCTATCCCAGCGAATCTGACGAGCCACTCGACGCTGTCGCCTGTTATCTAAAACAGGAAGAACTGCTCACGACCAGTCAGATTAAAGACTGGCAAATGCTGCCGCCATCGGTATACGTCGAAGAAGTACCCGTGGCCGACTTCTGGGAGCCAGTCCTGACCGAACATGACTGGTATGGCGACGAGGAGAAAGCCCGCACGGCGCAGTTTCAGCAGCTAAAAGCGGTTATAGACAGCCAGTTGACTACTCAGCAGGTTTTCCGCGTTGGCGAATACGAGATCGACGTTTATCTGCTCGGGCGGCTTTCTACCGGCGACCGGGCGGGGTTGAAAACAAAAATCGTGGAGACCTAA
- the rplT gene encoding 50S ribosomal protein L20, with translation MPRSVNHVASRARRKKVMKLAKGYFGRRKNVWTVAKNAVEKGLGYAYRDRRAKKRDFRALWIQRINAGARINGMSYSVLMGALSKSDVQLNRKVLADLAMNHPEAFAAVVEQVK, from the coding sequence ATGCCACGTTCCGTCAATCACGTTGCCTCACGGGCGCGTCGGAAAAAAGTAATGAAGCTGGCTAAAGGCTATTTTGGCCGGCGCAAAAATGTTTGGACGGTTGCTAAAAACGCCGTCGAAAAAGGATTGGGTTACGCCTATCGTGATCGCCGGGCCAAGAAACGCGATTTTCGCGCACTCTGGATTCAGCGGATCAACGCAGGTGCCCGCATCAACGGTATGTCGTATTCGGTACTGATGGGTGCGCTGAGCAAATCAGACGTACAACTCAACCGCAAAGTGCTGGCCGATCTGGCTATGAACCACCCCGAAGCGTTTGCCGCCGTTGTGGAACAAGTGAAGTAA
- the rpmI gene encoding 50S ribosomal protein L35, giving the protein MPKVKTNSGAKKRFKLTGTGKIKRKHAFHSHILTKKSTKRKRNLVHDTLVFAGDERRIKVMLSI; this is encoded by the coding sequence ATGCCAAAAGTTAAAACCAACTCAGGTGCCAAAAAGCGTTTCAAGCTGACCGGCACCGGGAAAATTAAGCGGAAGCACGCCTTCCACAGTCATATTCTGACGAAAAAATCGACCAAGCGTAAGCGGAACTTAGTTCACGATACGCTGGTGTTTGCGGGTGATGAGCGTCGTATTAAAGTGATGCTCAGTATCTAA
- the infC gene encoding translation initiation factor IF-3 — MALPQRRPPRRVVEEPYKVNERILAREVRVVGENVEQGIYDINKAQALAKAQNLDLVEVSPNAVPPVCRIVDYSKFKYEQKKKQKEIKANATKVVIKEIRFGPNTDDHDFEFKLKHAINFLKEGAKVKAYVQFVGRAIVFKDRGFQLLERFSKGLEEYGKVEAEPKLEGKRMSMFLAPKVVIKK, encoded by the coding sequence ATGGCATTACCCCAGCGCAGACCACCCCGTCGCGTGGTTGAAGAACCCTACAAAGTTAATGAGCGCATTCTGGCCCGCGAAGTGCGGGTGGTCGGTGAAAATGTAGAGCAGGGAATCTACGATATAAATAAAGCACAGGCGTTGGCTAAAGCCCAAAACCTCGACCTCGTTGAGGTATCGCCCAACGCCGTGCCGCCCGTCTGTCGTATTGTTGACTACTCAAAGTTCAAGTACGAGCAGAAGAAAAAGCAGAAAGAAATTAAGGCCAACGCCACCAAAGTCGTTATCAAGGAAATTCGATTCGGCCCCAACACCGACGACCATGACTTTGAGTTTAAGCTCAAACACGCCATCAACTTCCTGAAAGAAGGCGCGAAGGTGAAAGCTTATGTGCAGTTTGTTGGCCGTGCCATTGTATTCAAAGACCGTGGTTTTCAGTTGCTGGAGCGTTTCTCGAAAGGGTTGGAAGAGTACGGCAAAGTAGAGGCCGAACCCAAACTCGAAGGCAAACGCATGAGCATGTTTCTGGCCCCGAAAGTCGTAATCAAGAAATAG